The Acidobacteriota bacterium genome contains a region encoding:
- a CDS encoding heavy metal translocating P-type ATPase, which yields MSLTDHRDPVSFRIHGMDCAEEVAVLKQALGPLVGDEERLSFDVLRGKLTVRAEGVAPTAIRDAVAGTGMKAEAWNHADPASGGTDHRRRLQSLLTAASGLFTVIGFGVHAWLAGGLGHALGSEGMGMAEGVPLAARVIYLLAIVTGAWFIAPKAWFALRGLRPDMNLLMTVAVSGAVGIGEWFEAATVAFLFAISNALESWSVGRARRAVEALMDLSPTMARIQDEDGGEREVPAEDVEVGTQFVVRPGEKVPLDGTVVAGRSEVNQAPITGESVPVAKEMGDPVLAGTINGSGALEARSTRPASETTLAKMIRLVEEARSRRAPSEQWVERFARVYTPAVMALALLVAVLPPLLAGLSWETWFYRALVLLVIACPCALVISTPVSIVAALAAAARNGVLIKGGAYVEAPARIEAIAFDKTGTLTRGEPEVVEVVPLGDHSVPELLERAAALEARSEHPLAQAVLRYAKERGVEVRPAADVESIPGKGVSGRYAGELFWLGSHRYLEERGQETLAVHDQLETMSSAGRTVVVVGNDEHVCGLIAISDGLRAEAPEALHELRGLGIGRQVMLTGDNEGTARAIARELGLDEVRAELLPADKVEAVEHLVANGGDVAMVGDGVNDAPAMARATLGIAMGSAGTDAAIESADIALMSDDLRKLPWLVRHSRRTLRVVRQNIVFALGVKVAVFALASLGMATLWMAIAADMGASLLVIANGLRLLRST from the coding sequence ATGAGCCTTACAGACCATCGCGATCCCGTTTCGTTCCGAATCCATGGCATGGACTGCGCCGAGGAGGTGGCAGTCCTGAAGCAAGCGCTCGGCCCACTGGTCGGAGATGAAGAACGCCTCTCGTTCGATGTCCTGCGCGGCAAGCTGACGGTGAGGGCCGAGGGCGTCGCCCCGACGGCGATCCGTGATGCGGTCGCCGGCACGGGCATGAAGGCCGAAGCGTGGAATCACGCTGACCCGGCGAGCGGAGGAACCGATCACCGTCGGCGGCTGCAGAGCCTGTTGACCGCGGCGAGCGGACTCTTCACCGTCATCGGATTCGGCGTCCATGCTTGGCTCGCGGGCGGGCTCGGCCATGCCTTGGGCAGCGAAGGCATGGGCATGGCGGAAGGCGTCCCTCTGGCGGCACGGGTGATCTACCTCCTGGCGATCGTGACCGGTGCCTGGTTCATCGCTCCCAAGGCCTGGTTCGCGCTGCGCGGTCTGCGGCCAGACATGAATCTCCTGATGACGGTCGCCGTCTCCGGTGCTGTCGGCATCGGCGAATGGTTCGAGGCGGCTACCGTGGCGTTCCTCTTCGCGATCTCCAACGCGCTCGAAAGCTGGAGTGTTGGCCGGGCGCGGCGGGCGGTCGAGGCACTGATGGATCTCTCACCGACCATGGCGAGAATCCAGGATGAGGATGGCGGCGAGCGGGAGGTTCCGGCGGAGGACGTCGAGGTCGGGACGCAGTTCGTCGTCCGTCCCGGCGAGAAAGTGCCCCTCGATGGCACCGTCGTCGCCGGTAGGAGCGAGGTGAACCAGGCGCCGATCACCGGTGAAAGTGTTCCCGTAGCGAAGGAGATGGGCGACCCGGTACTCGCAGGAACGATCAACGGCAGCGGTGCTCTCGAAGCTCGCTCGACCCGGCCGGCCAGCGAGACGACCCTGGCGAAAATGATCCGCCTGGTCGAGGAAGCGCGGTCTCGCCGGGCGCCGAGCGAACAGTGGGTCGAGCGATTCGCGCGCGTTTACACGCCCGCAGTGATGGCCTTGGCGCTGCTCGTCGCGGTGCTGCCACCTCTGCTGGCGGGGCTGTCTTGGGAAACGTGGTTTTACCGTGCACTAGTGCTGCTGGTCATCGCCTGTCCCTGCGCGCTGGTCATCTCGACACCGGTCAGCATCGTAGCCGCGCTCGCCGCGGCCGCCCGAAACGGCGTGCTGATCAAGGGCGGCGCCTATGTCGAGGCGCCGGCACGGATCGAGGCCATCGCCTTCGACAAGACCGGTACCTTGACCCGCGGTGAGCCGGAAGTCGTCGAGGTCGTTCCGCTCGGAGACCATAGCGTCCCGGAGCTGCTCGAGCGTGCGGCGGCCCTCGAAGCGCGCAGCGAGCACCCGCTGGCCCAGGCGGTTCTGCGCTACGCGAAGGAGCGCGGTGTCGAGGTCCGGCCAGCGGCCGATGTCGAGTCTATTCCTGGCAAGGGTGTTTCCGGTCGGTATGCGGGAGAGCTGTTCTGGCTCGGCTCGCACCGCTATCTCGAGGAGCGCGGCCAGGAGACGCTCGCGGTCCACGATCAGCTCGAAACGATGTCGAGCGCTGGGCGGACGGTGGTCGTGGTCGGCAACGACGAGCATGTTTGCGGTCTCATCGCGATCTCCGACGGTCTGCGCGCGGAAGCCCCCGAAGCACTCCACGAGCTGCGTGGCCTGGGCATCGGGCGCCAGGTGATGCTCACCGGCGACAACGAGGGAACCGCGCGCGCGATCGCTCGTGAGCTGGGCCTCGACGAGGTGCGCGCGGAGCTCTTGCCGGCAGATAAGGTCGAGGCGGTGGAGCACCTGGTGGCGAACGGGGGTGATGTGGCAATGGTCGGTGACGGCGTCAACGACGCCCCGGCCATGGCGCGTGCGACCCTCGGTATCGCCATGGGCTCGGCGGGCACCGACGCCGCCATCGAATCCGCCGACATCGCCCTGATGTCAGACGACCTGCGCAAGCTGCCGTGGCTCGTCCGGCACTCTCGGCGAACATTGCGAGTTGTTCGCCAGAACATCGTCTTCGCCCTGGGCGTCAAGGTGGCGGTCTTCGCCCTGGCCAGTCTCGGGATGGCGACGCTATGGATGGCCATCGCAGCGGATATGGGTGCGTCCCTCCTGGTGATCGCCAACGGGTTGCGGCTGCTGCGGAGCACCTGA
- a CDS encoding CusA/CzcA family heavy metal efflux RND transporter, with amino-acid sequence MAAKIVDWALRNRALVLVLTLLLVVTGVTHMLRLPIDAVPDVTNVQVQVLTQAPALAPLEVERLITFPVESAMAGLPDIEEVRSISKFGLSAVTIVFEEGTDIYRARQLVQERLSEAREAIPEDYGSPEMGPIATGLGEIYQFEVRGEPACPPGEDTPDCYSPMELRTILDWFVAYQLKSVPGVVEVNTFGGELKTYEIAPDPDALRSHGLPLADLFETLEGSNRNVGGAYLVRDQEQVVIRGAGRLESLDDIANAVLTTSASGVPLRVRDVAAVRLAPMVRQGVVTRDGRGEAVLGIVMMLMGENSREVVGRVKAKVATLEKSLPPGVTIETFYDRTDLIRRTIRTVETNLLEGGLLVVAVLFLMLGSLRGGLVVAVAIPLSMLFAFIGMVRAGISGNLMSLGAIDFGLIVDGSVVMVENIFRMMGGQRAKAESMLETVRRSSREVARPVAFAVGVIMIVYLPILTLTGVEGKMFRPMALTVLLALGGSLILALTLVPVLASLVLRKGKVHRETWLVRFLRRAYEPALDFSLKRRFVTIMAAAVLFVAGLGLSTTMGAEFIPRLDEGAIAIGMWRLPSVSVEEAARQTTLVEQTILREFPDEVETVVSKTGRPEIAIDPMGMEMSDVFVMLTPKERWRYRKKEDLVEAMEDTLTRSVPGAAFGFSQPIELRVSELIAGVRSDVAIQVYGEDLDVLRRLGEQIAQVVAEIPGADDVKVEQVSGLPVLTAHVDRQAAGRYGVKADDVLAAVEALGGRQVGIVLEGERRFALRVRFPPEVRNDEAAIRRVPVAAGGGGRLLPLGELVTFTTRGEAAQVSRERIQRRISVETNIRGRDIASAVAEAREAIGRELELPPGYVLEWGGQFENLERASGRLGIVVPMSLLLIFVLLYGAFGAARPALLIFLNVPFAAVGGVLALAARGMPFSISAGVGFIALFGVAVLNGVVLVSYVRKLRREQGLAPIVAAREAALVRMRPVLMTAMVAALGFVPMALATGAGAEVQRPLATVVIGGLATATLLTLFVLPAVYAWFEPEGSEVEEATT; translated from the coding sequence ATGGCTGCGAAGATTGTTGATTGGGCTTTGCGCAACCGTGCCCTGGTGCTGGTGTTGACTCTCCTGCTGGTCGTGACCGGGGTTACTCATATGCTCCGCCTCCCCATCGATGCGGTCCCCGATGTCACCAACGTTCAGGTGCAGGTGCTGACCCAAGCGCCGGCTCTGGCGCCGCTCGAGGTAGAGCGGCTCATCACCTTCCCCGTCGAGTCTGCGATGGCCGGTCTGCCGGATATCGAAGAGGTGCGATCGATCTCGAAATTCGGATTGTCGGCCGTGACCATCGTCTTCGAGGAGGGCACCGACATCTATCGGGCCCGTCAGCTGGTCCAGGAGCGACTTTCCGAGGCCCGCGAGGCCATCCCCGAAGACTACGGCAGTCCTGAAATGGGGCCGATCGCGACCGGCCTGGGAGAGATCTACCAGTTCGAGGTCCGGGGCGAGCCTGCGTGCCCTCCCGGGGAGGACACGCCCGACTGTTACTCCCCTATGGAGCTGCGCACTATCCTGGATTGGTTCGTCGCCTATCAGCTCAAGAGCGTGCCGGGCGTCGTGGAAGTCAACACCTTCGGGGGTGAGCTCAAGACCTACGAAATCGCGCCCGATCCCGACGCCCTGCGTTCCCATGGGCTCCCGCTAGCCGACCTCTTCGAGACCCTGGAGGGCAGTAACCGCAACGTCGGAGGCGCCTACCTCGTCCGCGATCAGGAACAGGTCGTCATCCGCGGAGCGGGACGCTTGGAAAGCCTCGACGACATCGCCAACGCGGTGCTCACAACCAGCGCAAGCGGTGTGCCCCTTCGAGTGCGAGATGTCGCTGCGGTCCGCCTGGCTCCGATGGTGCGCCAGGGAGTCGTGACACGGGACGGTCGCGGTGAAGCTGTTCTCGGCATCGTGATGATGCTCATGGGTGAGAATTCGCGGGAGGTCGTCGGCCGGGTCAAGGCCAAGGTGGCGACGCTGGAGAAGAGCTTGCCACCAGGCGTCACAATCGAGACCTTCTACGACCGCACCGATCTGATTCGCCGCACCATTCGGACGGTCGAAACAAACCTCCTCGAAGGCGGGTTGCTGGTGGTGGCAGTGCTCTTTCTCATGCTGGGAAGCCTTCGCGGTGGGCTGGTCGTCGCCGTGGCCATCCCCCTCTCGATGCTCTTTGCCTTCATCGGCATGGTGCGGGCGGGCATCTCGGGCAATCTGATGAGCCTGGGTGCCATTGACTTCGGTCTCATCGTAGACGGCTCGGTCGTGATGGTCGAGAACATCTTCCGGATGATGGGCGGACAGCGTGCCAAGGCCGAGAGCATGCTCGAAACGGTCCGCCGCTCTTCGCGAGAAGTCGCGCGGCCGGTAGCCTTCGCGGTGGGTGTCATCATGATCGTCTACCTCCCGATCCTTACCTTGACCGGCGTGGAAGGAAAGATGTTCCGCCCGATGGCATTGACGGTGCTCCTCGCCCTCGGCGGCTCACTGATCCTGGCTTTGACGCTGGTGCCGGTGTTGGCCTCTCTGGTTCTCCGCAAGGGGAAGGTCCATCGGGAAACCTGGCTCGTGCGATTTTTGCGGCGCGCTTACGAGCCGGCTCTCGACTTCTCCCTCAAGCGGCGGTTCGTCACGATCATGGCTGCCGCGGTCTTATTTGTTGCCGGCCTGGGGCTGTCCACAACCATGGGCGCGGAGTTCATTCCCCGCCTCGACGAAGGGGCGATCGCAATCGGGATGTGGCGACTTCCCTCGGTGTCCGTGGAAGAGGCGGCTCGCCAAACGACCCTTGTCGAGCAAACTATCTTGCGGGAGTTCCCTGACGAGGTCGAGACCGTCGTCTCCAAGACGGGGCGGCCCGAGATCGCTATCGACCCGATGGGCATGGAGATGAGCGATGTGTTCGTGATGCTGACACCCAAGGAGCGCTGGCGCTACCGGAAGAAGGAGGACCTGGTCGAGGCGATGGAAGACACCCTTACCCGGTCGGTGCCGGGGGCGGCGTTCGGTTTTTCCCAGCCGATCGAGTTGCGGGTGAGCGAGCTCATCGCCGGCGTGCGCTCAGACGTAGCGATCCAGGTCTACGGTGAGGATCTTGATGTGCTGCGGCGCTTGGGTGAGCAGATCGCGCAGGTAGTGGCCGAGATTCCCGGCGCCGACGACGTGAAGGTCGAACAGGTCTCGGGACTGCCCGTGTTGACGGCGCACGTCGACCGTCAGGCTGCGGGTCGCTACGGGGTGAAAGCAGATGACGTTCTCGCGGCTGTAGAGGCACTGGGCGGAAGGCAGGTCGGAATCGTGCTCGAAGGAGAGAGACGGTTCGCCCTGCGAGTGCGCTTTCCCCCAGAAGTCCGTAACGATGAGGCGGCGATCCGGCGTGTGCCCGTGGCCGCAGGTGGCGGCGGACGCTTGTTGCCGCTGGGTGAGCTGGTCACCTTCACTACGCGAGGCGAAGCAGCCCAGGTTAGCCGGGAGCGTATTCAGCGGCGTATCAGCGTCGAAACGAACATCCGGGGGCGCGACATCGCGTCAGCAGTCGCTGAGGCACGAGAGGCCATCGGCCGGGAGTTGGAGTTGCCTCCGGGCTATGTCCTCGAGTGGGGCGGTCAGTTCGAGAATCTGGAACGGGCCTCGGGTCGTCTGGGAATTGTCGTCCCCATGTCGCTGCTCCTGATCTTCGTGCTCCTCTACGGCGCATTTGGCGCCGCACGGCCAGCCCTGCTCATCTTTCTCAACGTACCTTTCGCAGCGGTCGGTGGCGTTCTCGCTCTGGCAGCCCGGGGGATGCCTTTTTCGATCTCTGCCGGGGTTGGATTCATTGCGCTTTTTGGAGTGGCGGTACTGAACGGCGTCGTGCTCGTGTCGTACGTCCGAAAGCTTCGCCGTGAGCAAGGGTTGGCGCCCATAGTAGCTGCCCGCGAAGCGGCCTTGGTCCGAATGCGTCCAGTGCTCATGACGGCGATGGTGGCGGCGTTAGGCTTTGTTCCCATGGCCTTGGCCACCGGTGCAGGTGCTGAGGTACAGCGACCCCTGGCCACGGTGGTGATCGGTGGCCTGGCGACCGCCACTCTCTTGACGCTGTTTGTCCTACCCGCTGTCTACGCCTGGTTCGAGCCTGAAGGTTCTGAGGTGGAGGAGGCTACGACATGA
- a CDS encoding efflux RND transporter periplasmic adaptor subunit — MNDSKRWAALLLMLFVAGSMLPSCSHEIPEETGEDEQEEGGEQIPDGVELSEEANAALGLVFGTVERRSLDPLIEVPAELMPVPDRQATVGPRVAGRVVQVRVNVGDRVRRGSPLLVLESADVGEARADFVADQAKAEVALRAAERARGLLESRVTSERAVEEAEGNLRQAQADLEAARTRLLSYGADPNHPHREQPGQVVLTSPIGGTVVERTVHVGQWVEPGDSVLGIIDLTELWLAGSVYEGDLQQVQEGQHVVVEIRALPEERFQGEVAYLADRLDPESRTAALRVVMPNADHRLRPGMFATAQLAPAATEARQVVAVPASALQDIEGRPFVFIPDGETSFLVRWVQVGASGGEWTEIIDGLVPGERLVTRGGLLLKAQLLRSTLGEDE, encoded by the coding sequence ATGAATGATTCGAAACGATGGGCAGCACTTCTGCTCATGCTCTTCGTGGCCGGCTCTATGTTGCCTTCCTGTTCCCACGAGATTCCCGAAGAGACCGGGGAAGATGAGCAGGAAGAGGGCGGAGAACAGATCCCGGATGGGGTCGAGCTATCTGAGGAGGCAAATGCTGCGCTGGGGCTCGTGTTCGGCACGGTGGAGCGGCGCAGCCTCGATCCGTTGATCGAGGTGCCTGCCGAGCTAATGCCGGTTCCCGACCGGCAAGCAACTGTTGGCCCGCGGGTCGCCGGTCGAGTCGTCCAGGTGAGGGTCAATGTCGGCGATCGCGTCAGGCGTGGATCACCTCTCCTGGTCCTCGAAAGCGCCGACGTGGGCGAGGCCCGAGCTGATTTTGTCGCTGATCAGGCCAAGGCTGAAGTGGCGCTACGTGCCGCAGAGCGAGCCCGTGGTCTGCTGGAGTCCCGGGTAACCTCCGAGCGTGCGGTCGAGGAGGCTGAAGGGAATCTCCGCCAAGCCCAGGCCGATCTTGAAGCGGCGCGTACCCGGCTTCTTTCCTACGGTGCTGACCCCAACCACCCTCACCGGGAGCAGCCCGGGCAAGTGGTTCTTACCAGTCCGATCGGCGGCACAGTAGTGGAACGTACCGTCCATGTAGGGCAGTGGGTTGAACCGGGGGATTCCGTACTCGGGATCATCGACCTCACCGAGCTCTGGCTCGCGGGCTCCGTCTACGAAGGCGACTTGCAGCAAGTACAGGAAGGGCAGCACGTGGTCGTCGAGATCCGAGCCCTTCCCGAAGAGCGCTTCCAGGGTGAAGTGGCCTACCTCGCGGATCGGCTGGACCCAGAGAGCCGCACTGCCGCGCTCCGGGTCGTCATGCCGAATGCCGATCATCGGCTAAGGCCGGGAATGTTTGCAACCGCCCAATTAGCTCCAGCAGCAACCGAGGCCCGGCAGGTGGTCGCCGTCCCGGCGTCAGCGCTGCAAGACATCGAAGGTCGCCCTTTCGTTTTCATTCCTGATGGAGAGACCTCGTTTCTGGTGCGGTGGGTCCAGGTCGGTGCCAGCGGAGGGGAATGGACCGAAATCATCGATGGCCTCGTTCCCGGCGAGCGGTTGGTCACCCGTGGTGGCCTCCTTCTGAAAGCGCAGCTTCTCCGGTCAACCCTCGGGGAGGATGAGTGA
- a CDS encoding heavy metal translocating P-type ATPase codes for MADPGATDHSCCSTAPHSGESPSKDPVCGMTVDPDDANFEAEEGGRRFVFCSAGCRDKFEADPRRFLEPSAEHAARSAEAAHRQDTVYVCPMDPEIREQEPGSCPKCGMALEPETPSLGTRTEYTCPMHPEIVRDEPGSCPICGMALEPRTVSLEDEENPELVDMTRRFIFAAALSLPILVLAMGHMLPGDPVSRLVPPRWRVLIELALATPVCLWSAWPFYVRAWHSVRNRSLNMFTLIGLGVSVAYVYSLIAALWPGIFPDSFRDEHGTVAVYFEAAAVIVTLILLGQVLELRARSQTGAAIKALLGLAAKTARRIRPDGEEEDVPLDAVEAGDRLRVRPGEKVPVDGAVLEGTSTVDESMVTGEPIPVKKAVGDAVIGATVNGTGSFVMEAERVGSETLLSRIVTMVAEAQRSRAPIQKLADRVSGWFVPIVIVVALLTFAVWGLVGPDPRMAYALVNAVAVLIIACPCALGLATPMSIMVATGKGAQVGVLFKNAEAIERLRQVDTLVVDKTGTLTEGRPSLVTVEPANDFTEEQFLELVATLERASEHPLAEAIVRGAEDRGAKVGEASSFESVTGKGVKGRVGDVDVALGNKAMMADVGVELGSLAQRAETLRGEGQTVMFAALRGVAAGLLGVADPIKESTPEAIEALHREGLRITMLTGDSRTTAEAVARQLGIDEVVAEVLPEQKKDAIEKLQAEGHVVAMAGDGINDAPALARADVGIAMGTGTDVAMESAGVTLVKGDLRGIVRARRLSRATMANIRQNLFFAFVYNALGVPVAAGVLYPVFGILLSPMLAAAAMSFSSVSVIANSLRLRGGSLDLERNGQ; via the coding sequence ATGGCAGATCCAGGAGCGACAGACCATTCGTGCTGCTCGACGGCGCCCCACAGCGGAGAATCGCCGTCCAAGGACCCTGTGTGCGGCATGACGGTGGATCCCGACGACGCCAACTTCGAAGCCGAAGAGGGTGGCCGGCGGTTCGTCTTCTGCTCGGCTGGTTGCCGGGACAAGTTCGAGGCCGATCCGCGGCGTTTTCTCGAGCCTTCTGCCGAGCACGCGGCCAGGTCTGCCGAGGCGGCCCATCGCCAGGACACCGTTTACGTGTGCCCGATGGATCCTGAGATCCGCGAGCAGGAGCCGGGAAGCTGTCCGAAATGCGGTATGGCTCTCGAGCCCGAGACGCCCAGTCTGGGAACCCGGACGGAGTACACCTGCCCGATGCATCCGGAGATTGTCCGTGACGAACCGGGGAGTTGCCCGATCTGCGGCATGGCGCTCGAACCGCGCACGGTGAGCCTCGAGGACGAAGAGAATCCGGAGCTCGTCGATATGACGCGGCGCTTCATCTTCGCCGCCGCGCTGTCCCTGCCAATTCTCGTGCTCGCCATGGGCCACATGCTGCCGGGCGATCCTGTCTCGAGGCTGGTACCGCCGCGCTGGCGCGTGCTGATCGAGCTGGCCTTGGCGACTCCGGTCTGTCTCTGGTCGGCCTGGCCGTTTTACGTGCGCGCCTGGCACTCGGTCCGCAACCGCAGCCTCAACATGTTCACGCTGATCGGCCTCGGGGTCAGCGTCGCCTACGTCTACAGCCTGATCGCTGCCCTCTGGCCCGGGATCTTCCCCGACTCGTTCCGCGACGAGCACGGCACGGTCGCGGTCTATTTCGAAGCCGCCGCGGTCATCGTCACGCTGATTCTGCTCGGACAGGTGCTCGAGCTCCGCGCCCGTAGCCAGACCGGAGCGGCGATCAAGGCCCTGCTCGGGCTCGCGGCCAAGACGGCCCGCCGTATCCGGCCCGATGGTGAGGAAGAAGACGTGCCGCTCGATGCCGTCGAGGCCGGTGATCGTCTGCGCGTGCGCCCGGGTGAGAAAGTACCGGTCGATGGCGCGGTGCTCGAAGGGACGAGCACCGTGGACGAGTCGATGGTGACCGGCGAGCCGATCCCGGTCAAAAAAGCGGTCGGCGACGCGGTGATCGGCGCCACCGTCAACGGCACGGGTTCCTTCGTCATGGAGGCTGAGAGGGTCGGTTCCGAGACACTGCTCTCGCGCATCGTCACCATGGTGGCCGAGGCCCAGCGCAGCCGCGCGCCCATTCAGAAGCTGGCCGACCGCGTGTCCGGCTGGTTCGTGCCCATCGTCATCGTCGTCGCCCTGCTCACTTTCGCCGTGTGGGGGCTCGTCGGCCCCGATCCGCGCATGGCCTACGCGCTCGTCAACGCCGTCGCCGTCTTGATCATCGCCTGTCCCTGCGCCCTGGGCCTGGCGACCCCGATGTCGATCATGGTGGCGACCGGCAAGGGCGCGCAGGTGGGGGTCCTGTTCAAGAACGCCGAGGCGATCGAGCGGTTGCGGCAGGTCGATACCCTGGTCGTCGACAAGACCGGCACTCTGACCGAAGGACGTCCGAGCCTGGTGACGGTCGAGCCCGCGAACGACTTCACCGAGGAGCAGTTCCTCGAGCTGGTGGCGACGCTCGAACGAGCGAGCGAGCATCCTCTCGCGGAAGCAATCGTTCGCGGGGCGGAGGATCGAGGCGCCAAGGTCGGCGAGGCCTCGTCATTCGAGTCGGTGACCGGCAAGGGAGTGAAGGGCCGGGTCGGTGATGTGGACGTGGCGCTCGGAAATAAAGCGATGATGGCCGACGTCGGGGTCGAGCTCGGGAGCTTGGCGCAGCGCGCCGAAACCCTGCGCGGAGAAGGCCAAACCGTGATGTTCGCCGCGCTCCGCGGCGTTGCCGCGGGCCTCTTGGGCGTCGCCGATCCGATCAAGGAGAGCACCCCGGAGGCGATCGAAGCCCTGCATAGGGAAGGGCTGCGCATCACCATGCTGACCGGCGACAGCCGAACCACGGCGGAGGCGGTCGCTCGCCAGCTGGGCATCGACGAAGTGGTGGCCGAGGTTCTTCCGGAGCAGAAGAAGGATGCCATCGAGAAGCTCCAAGCGGAGGGCCACGTGGTGGCGATGGCCGGCGACGGCATCAATGACGCGCCGGCACTAGCCCGCGCCGATGTGGGCATCGCCATGGGCACCGGCACCGACGTGGCCATGGAGAGCGCCGGCGTGACCCTGGTCAAAGGCGACTTGCGCGGGATCGTACGTGCCCGCCGTCTGAGCCGCGCGACGATGGCCAACATCCGCCAGAACCTCTTCTTCGCCTTCGTCTACAACGCCCTGGGCGTACCGGTGGCGGCCGGCGTGCTCTATCCAGTCTTCGGTATCCTGCTCAGCCCGATGCTCGCGGCGGCGGCCATGAGCTTCAGCTCGGTGTCGGTGATCGCCAACTCTCTGCGCCTTCGGGGGGGCTCACTCGATTTGGAGAGGAATGGGCAATGA
- a CDS encoding MerR family DNA-binding protein, whose translation MQGITIGKLARQADIGIETVRYYERRGLIPNPPRRPPGYRQYPPEAIHRLRFIRRAKDLGFTLDEIRELLLLRNHSAENREQVRERAQDKIVEIDRRIDDLTRMRGALADLADACAQGADSEPCPILAAMDRSLPEEVS comes from the coding sequence ATGCAAGGAATCACAATCGGCAAGCTCGCCCGGCAGGCGGATATCGGCATCGAGACTGTTCGCTACTACGAGCGTCGAGGTTTGATCCCCAATCCGCCAAGACGGCCTCCGGGTTATCGCCAGTACCCGCCCGAAGCTATTCACAGATTGAGGTTCATCCGCCGCGCGAAGGACCTTGGCTTCACCCTCGACGAGATTCGTGAGCTGCTCCTGTTGCGCAATCATTCGGCGGAGAATCGCGAGCAGGTGCGGGAGAGGGCCCAGGACAAGATCGTCGAGATCGACCGCCGGATCGACGACCTGACACGCATGCGAGGCGCGCTCGCCGACCTTGCCGATGCCTGCGCACAGGGCGCGGACAGTGAACCATGCCCGATCTTGGCTGCGATGGATCGTAGCCTCCCCGAGGAGGTCAGTTGA